In Zingiber officinale cultivar Zhangliang chromosome 1A, Zo_v1.1, whole genome shotgun sequence, the DNA window TTATACATATTATCGTTATTCACCCTCTCTAACTCATCAACCAGTTGATTGATCCCAACATGAATGATCTCATGTTTTCCTACTATTCGAACATGAAATGCAAATATCAAAATATggcgaaaaaaatttagatggaCTTAGAGCATTTGCAGTGGGAAGTTTATAGCATGCAATTTATGTTATAAATCTCTCAATATAAACCCCTCCACCACTACATAGGTAAggtttatagttttttttataaacctgtATCAAAATCTTGGGACCGGGTTTATAAAATAAATAGTGGAAAGAGGATAGagagagaattttaaaagaagtggagtttttaaaagagagagattttatgaTAATAGAGAGTGATTTTTAAAGAAGtaaggtttttaatttttgatatgaCAATGATGTGACAGAGCATAAACCTCTTTAATAGGTTTACGACTACGGATGCCCTTATCATCTAATCATCTAATTATAAAAATATgcaaatatcaaaaatataaagcatctaatcataaaaatataaaaatgatattttacttggaaaaatataaatcataaaaaaattctaaatttagaTGGACTTCTTAAAGAtgatattcttttatttattatcaagcACCTAATCATATCattaattattgaaaaaattaatttataattttttgcaTTTTCTTCCCATGTTGGAAATGTAGAGGCATTCCTGGAGGCAAAGGTGTGGTTCTTATCACAACAATTTGTGGTCTCTTTTATTACAATTATATCTCATGTCAATCTTAAAGAATGATCCAACTATTACTTTTTTACTTGAGCCTTGTCTTAAACAGAATAGTTAACTTTGTTCTAGATAAgaacagagagatggactaatatAATACATAAAGAATTGTTATTGTACACTTGGGAAcagagaaaataaataataatacttGACAAGCTGGATATTCACTTTCAACAAAGAATGGACCGAGCTTCAATCACTGAACGAGGTGGATCCAAGTCTTTATCTTGCAATGATTTCCCAAGCAATTTCTGCATTTCCGATGCGAAGAGATCATCCAAGATCTGCatataatttaatcaattcaaaaataAATGGATAAGTTGACGGAAAATAAATTTGCATAAGAATTCGACAAAACTCCAGGTACTTCTGATTGATGAAGGtgaattatataaataatttatgacaaattCAATGGCTAGGAGATATTGTATGCACCTTCCGGAAGGATGACATAAAAGGTCATACGAACTTTGCACTTTAAGAAAAATGGCTGTCATATACAAGAAACGACTCTAACTGATCTGGATAGATGACACTTTATGGTACTACTATTAATGCCTATTGAAAATGACAACAATCTATTAACATGAACTCAAGAATAGTGCTGATCATGGTCACAAAAATAAAATAGGTTCATACTAGTATCGTCAAGAGGACCTCACTTAACCATGTGCTACTTAGAATATGTTCATACTTTTCTCTCAACGAGGAAACCCCTTGACATTTGTGCCTAAAGAAGACCGCATTTAACCTGTGTAACTAACAAAGAGATACTTTGCTCTGAAGGAGGGTGGAGCGAGGCGTCAGAGTCTTGCACTCTTGATTTTCACCGCTATAACAACCCGAACAATGGTCTGATTACTCAATCTTCGTGCCATTATGTTACTGTCCATTGATTGGATGTTAATTTTAAAAGTGCCACAATATAGAGAGGAATTTGAGAGTCACAAATGtagattttaataaatttgaaagaGATAAAGAAGTTTTTGCTTACCCCTAAAGCATAATCAGATCCTCGATACCATATACGGTTCTCCTTGCGGCTTTCGAGAAATGTCAGGATAATCTGATGGGCAACAAGTTAGAAATATACTAAAGTAATTGTGAATTGTATAGGGCCTTTTTGTACCTGTCCCATTTTATCCCAGAAACCACGACAAATTGTAACAAAAATCCTGCTTGTGAAGATACAATGAAGATTATGGATTGAATCTGTTAGTTGCAAACATAATGTCTGCATTCTGTCACGAATCTCAGATTCACCTGCTGCTTCTTTTGCTTCTTCAAGAATTCTTTTCAGTCTGGTGGTTCGGTTAGATTGTGCCTGCATGAAATcattaatgagaagaaaaatttgtATTTATCTGAAACCATTCATTTGCAGACAAAAATATCTCACATTGCAGACAAGCTTTTCTACAATTGCTTGCATATACTTCTTATACTTTTTCCTTAATGTGACAGTGAATCCATTCATTTGTTCACCAAATATATTATTTCCGCCCTCAATTGTTAAGCACGATGCCCAACATTTTAAAATATGCTCAATTCCTGGATGTAGCACATCAAGGATTCTTTTGAGTGTGTTCAAAAAGATTCCTAGCTGCAAGGAATCCAATACAACAATAAATTTAGCTTTCTTTCCATTATTACAAAGGATTCCAGCCTAGACATAAGACACTTACCTGATTGGGTACAACATAAAAGGATATGGATTGTCTCCTTGTAAGCCTTTGCACCTGCTTCTCAATTATCTTTGGGATCCCATCTCTTAGAGGTATTAAAATCTCATTATATTGTTTTTCTAGTGCCTTAAGTGCCGCTCTTTCTACTTCAGCAACAGCCTATAAGTAACATGATAAAAAAATATGGTAACTAGGTTGAGAATAATCTTCAAGAAATGGAACAAGCTAGTGCTTTCTTTTAAGAAAATGAAAACAGCTACTACAGATAAGCATTCCAAAAGATATGACTAACATTTTCTAAAGCCATTAAGTACTGAGGCCATCTGCTGATAACCACTTCATAGTCATTTATGCTTTTAGCAATCTGTTCATACATATGCTCAACAAATGTTGAGGTTGAAAAACTTGGGGATACATCTGAGCATAACATCTGCAAAAGCTAGCATAAGTTAGTAATTACTTCCCAAGTCTAGCACCAGAGATACTGATAGCAAGCTCAGATTTGAAATGATGTCCATGGAGACATGACTCTGTTATCTTAGTTGCTACATATCAAATGTTTAGTATGCATAGAGAAAATTAATGTGGGAAGGAACCTTCTCTGACTTGCACAGATCAAGTAACTGAAGTTGAGTATCTTGGATCCAAACCAATATATAGTGGTGGAACAAGTCTTTTGAAACAAAACCTCCATGGACTGACCTGAAGAAGACAGACACCAGACTTTTCTATTAATCAAACTAGAAACGAAATAACAAAGCCATAAGTGCAACATGCAGTTTCTTTGCCTATCAAGGAACCACTATTTTTTTTCCTACTAACAAGAATGTGTATCTGAGTTTGACTTGTTTGCGACCAAAGTAGCATTCAACTTGTTTTTGGAAATGATGCAATATATTAAATAGATCAAACTTCGTAGTCATGAGACAAAATAATTACATACCTGATGTTCCATGAGTCAAGATCTCTTTCAAAATCAGCACTTTGAATCAGTAGCTCTGCTACATGCTGTGCAGGGTTAGATGGAGGACAAGCTGCAAGAAACCCTTTGAGCCTTTTGTAGAGCTCAGTGCTATATATTGAAGCAGTAATACTTGGTAAATCTATAGAACTggagaaagaaaaacaaatatttatatttatcaagTGAGTATTTCTATTGCCTTATAGATGACATTAGGTGATCAAATACCTAGGGAATATATGCTGATTGTGAATCTTGATATCTGCTTGAATCTCGTTGCTTATGTTCAAGCATAGCATTTTCATCTTGAGGTATGTTGTTGAGACAGTCATAGGGTCTGTGTACAGTGTATCACAATTTCCTGAGATAAACTCATCAGTCTCCACCATATGTCGCCTACACCGCTTTGCTGCAGCAATCTGTAAAATGAAATCTTGGTAAGATGTGCATCTCATATATTTCAAAGAGGACCACAAGTATTTGGTATGGAATTCAAGAAAAATGGTAATTAATAGTGAATAATAATATAACCATGAAAGAGTCTTGGCAATTATAACAATGAAGGAAACGATATTGGCAATATACTATGCAGAACCTTCAAAATATGCAAGCATCTAGCTTGCTTGGAGAAAAAAATTGTATTGGCTGCTTGAAAGAACTCAATGTATGGTTCAAGTTTTGTCATGAATGCCTTCGGATTGTATGAATTCTTTGAAGAGActaacaaaaaatttaaatagtttGCAAAATCTACAAGGTTGTTTGAGAAATGGTCAATTTTGTTACACAAGTAAAATAACAAGGAGACAATCGAGAcatcaaaaatatattttgatgaCCTACCTGCaaataatttctcaaaatattttgAGCTTCCTGGGAGAGTATATCATGCAAAAGGGTGAATATCTGTACAGCAGGTAGTAAAGCTGGTGCAGCAGACACCAGAATTATGCCAAAAGTATCAGATAGTCCTGTTGGTGAGAGTTCATCTAATGATTTGTAGTTCTCAAAAGTAGTAGTTaacaaattgttaatttgatCTTCACAATCCAGTAGTATGCTTCTCTGTGATGGACAAAAAAAATAGATGAGTATCCACAAGACTCGAAGATTATAATCAATTTGAGAACACAATCTAGTGATCATTCGGAAACAAAATCAGTGATTCCTGTCTAATCAAGAATCTTATTCTCTGAAAATgctttttttatttaacttaaagcAACATCCATTTAAATTCAACAATTGACAGTTTCTAATTTCTAAGCTGCTCGCACACAATGCTGACCAATACCTCTTGTCTAGTCAGACTTTTTTCTCCTCGAGCTTTGATGATGGGTAAAAGAACTTCATGTATAAGCTCTAAACATTCCTTTATGGGTGTTGCAATACTCATGATGGATGAAAGAAACCTATAAGGTTTTGAAACTAgaattatgattaaaaaaaatcaagtatcTGTCATGTCTGTTACATTATGTTCAATTACCTTAGCTTGGTATATGCATTAGATACTCCATAATAATCAGCAAACTCATTTAAAAGCCACTTCCAATGACCATTTATATGTAAATTCCTTGAATGAATATTTTGAGCTCTCATAGCTGCCTCTAGTACCAAATCATATATCATTGTTTCAACAACTGGACCACCCTGCAACATCTACACCAAAAAAATATGGCCATATTATGATCTTAACATAGCACAACATGAAAATCATTAACACTTGTAATCTCAACATTCGTACTGAAACTAAAGGAATGTTTATACTCAAAAGGCCAATAAGAAACACCTTTGTAGAAGCCAACTTATCAGAAGAGTGAAAGATAGTGAATGAGAGCTGAAGCTTTCCTACACAACCATGTTCTTCTAAATATAGAGGGAACCATTTGGTTACTTCTCCCTGCTTTATAGAATAAAAGAATTAGTATGTTTTACATTACTCTATTGAAGAATCCATAAAAGAAGGTTGAACAGAAGCATACATGACTTTCAATGAGAGATGAAATTGGTATTGTAGCATGACCATGGTTGACCTGATTTATATCTTGGACTTCAATCAAAATAGAATCTCCTTGATTCTCTGGATAACTGAAAAGTAACTTTCAGATGAGCACTGCATGCCCATAAAATGAAAATCTAAGACTAATTCAGGATTTGGAGTTAGAAAGACAAGGATTAGAACTTACAAAATATGAGAATCACCGGTGCCAAGTTTCAAGCACACACTACAACCTGATTCACTAGGTGCATCTTTACTGGAGTTCTTCAATTGTAGAAAACAATGCATAAATTCTTCAAAAAAGTATAAGATTATTATTAAGCACATGTTTGCAAAATGATTGCGAATAGGTGCAAACTTTTTGTTTAATAACCTTCAGAAGCAATTGGTTCATAGGTTGCTCTTAGTAAATTAATTTGACTCTTCAAAATCTCTGACATTTTCTTAACATAATCCGCACCCATTTGCATATACAATGTTCTATGAGAAGAAATagatcgcagctttcttcttttAGCTAGAAGACGAATCCTTTTCACTGTAATAAATAAGGAGATTCATGGTTTATATATTGCATGAACGAATAATAATGAAGAATTTAACTCTTGAAGATTGACCAATATAgactatgttttttttaaaaaaaaaatgggtaAAACATGCAGAATTAAGCAATATACAACTAGGCAGTGCTTCTTGAAGCGAAAAAGAGAGACAGTATATATAATCTGTTTCTTGTCCGATAAAAAGTTCTTCAGTCCAGTCACTGATTTTAATGAACAAATTAGTGGTAATGCAAACTTCAAACGGAGCTGTCCAGATTGTTTTACAGTGAAAGTATATTGAAAAAAGATTACCTTCTACCTCCAGCTGTCCAATGATTTTCCTACCTTTAGCAACATttgttccttcttttctctcatcATGAATTCTGTCTCCTAGTATTTGGCCTCTGGGATGCAGCAAGAAAGTCTGCAATCTGTTTGATTAAGAGTATGTTACTCCTACAAAAAAGCTACAAATATTGAACAATAAACATTCAAGATTATCAAACTTATTATAAATTATTGAACAAATACCCAAATGCATTTCGTAGAGTCATGCACTCATCTTGAAGGAACTCTGGGGCCTCTATGCAGTTTCTTGCCCATGCATTCAAGCACAGACGGAAACATGCATCGTAAGCGATAAATGTTTGCCATGCACTCTGGACACTGCAACAACATATTGACAACAGAAAATGTCTAAAGGTTTGACTATAGATTAAGATATGGAATAAAACACTCATCACCCTTGAGATATTAAAAATTTGTAGAAACCTGGTATTGTAGCTTGATATATGGGAAGCCAAATTTGTTTCAGACATAGGAGCATGCACATTTTGTTCCACGAGTAGGTTTCTACATACACAATAAGTTTAGATTCTGATTTATGATTAATATATGAAACAAGAATACCTGATCAAAATAAAGTTCGTTAAGCTGAAAATCTCACCCTGCTGAAGTCTCTCCAACTTCTTGTGGTTGTATTGGATTGTCAGATGAAACGTCGGTGTTTAATCTAACCTTGTTTTCACCTAATGGGTATATGCAACAGTTAGCTATCTCTAAATTCAATTGGTGTTATATGAATGTTACACCCATTCCTTACCATCTAAATTTGAGGTGCTACACTCTTTTCTGTTTGCCAAAATGGGAGGAGCACTGGGTGTTCCAAGTTCTTGAAAATTCGCAGCCATGAATTCATCTAAACTATGAACCTGAAATGTAAACCAAAACAATTGCTTGTAACCATAATATACAAAGTTTGTTCAAATACATATAAATCAGAAGAAGAATCATTAAATAATTGTCAAAATCTTATTTCAAGCAGTGATGGATAAGGAGTAAATTTATACATGAGAATTGGGGAAGCCATTTCGTTCATCGTCCAGGGAAAATGCATCTGAGACTGTGTTAGCATTCAAACTTTTTTTCACCTTTTCATCATCCGATGAATTTTTTTCTTCTATTAGTACCCGTAGATTCTCTTTTGAAATCCCACGAATCAAAGTTGGCCTCTGTTCCCTACCTGCTTCTCCTTCTGGCTCGCAGCTCAAATATTCACCAGACATGATTTCTTCCTCAAAATTTCCCTGACCTGGTTTCTCAAAGAGATCAGAATCACCACTAGAACGTAAACCTCCCTCAAAGGTGTCAGAGTAATTGGCGTAGTAGCCTTCCGGAACCGAACAAACACTCTCTTCTTCCTCAGAGTCTACCAACAAGTGAGAGTGCGGACTAAGCAAGACTGATTGGAATTTTACAGGCGGCAAGACTTTTGAAGATAAGAACGACGTATTGCATTTGGATGGAAATTGTTGGTAGACAGTTGAATCCAGAGAATATTTCTCCGTCAGAGGAGAACGAGACTTGTTGGCAACATTTGATCCCTGCTACATTCAGACGTAGATAAATAATTACGGACCAGATAGAACAGCTTGAATCATGACAGTAAGTAAGATGCATTGAAGTATATAAGCCAAAAGGAATAAATGTGGAGCCGAGAAGACTCggatgtaaaaaaatatatatattaaaaaaaatcagaaaaggTAAAAATGGAAGGTGCTTACAATTGTGAAAATTCTCCAAGAAAATCCATGTTAAGAAAGGTAATCTTCAACAAAGGAAAGAATTTTACACCGGCTATATCAACCAATGAAGTGCAGCAGTATTACAAAAGTCAACACGCAAAAAAGAACGTGAACATACATAATTATAAAACCAAAAGGCAGACAACGAAACCAGTGCAGGGCAAAAAGAAAGGCAGGAAAAGACTAGGAAAcagcaagaaaaaccaaaataaacgaTTACGAACTCCATCGAAAAAGTTCCTCTCCCGAAACAAAAGAATCCAAACTCACCAGAGAGATGAGAAAATCGAAGTATCAAACAAACTGATGCAATAAAATCACAACCATCAACTTCTCGCAACGGTACTTTCCGTTCTTGAACCAAGATTGAAAAGGTGAAAAAGGAAGCATCTTCATTCAAGGTCACTGCTACAAGGAAGTGCGAGAAACAGGATGGGCTAATGATGTGCGTAGGAGGGATGAGAGAGAATTAAGCATGCCTGATTAATCCAGCTGATGGCCTTCTCGTCTAGCCCTTCGGTGAACATTCTGAGGTTGAATCTTAGAGACAGAGGGAGAACGGAGAAGAATTTGCAGGGATAACCGATTAGGGTTTAAAACTCAGCTAACAAGCAGCTGAGAGCGAGAAAGAGAGAGTGGGGGACGTGTGGATATAGCAGAGTCGTGGAGCGGAGAGTAACGGCTAGTTCggaaagtaaaataaataaaataatgagagagagagagatatttCAAATGGTCGTTCCAGACACGTTGCCACAACGACGATCTCATCAAATGCGAAATTTGAGCAGGTCAGTCAGATCGGTTGAATAACCAGTTTCCTTCCTAGTTCAACGGCCGGTTCGGTTCAATTCCAATTCCGCATTTTATTGACGTATCCCACttccataattttaataaaatcacatctcatatttcttccttatTTTTCAAGTTCAAATTCTTATTCtatcttagaaaaaaaattactatTCTAAATTTACGCGACTGAATTCAAATTTGAGGGCAAAGGAAGCTTtcaggaaaattttaattttaagttaaagacAAAATTAACTaatcaacttaaaaaattttgaatagCTCTAAATCAAAACTGATCTATTTTTGGAAGTCTCGTTAATCTACAAGGTATAAGATAATGATACTAATACCACCATCAATAAATTCTTAGAATTCctttagtttaaaaaatattaatcttttaaacttttaaatggTGTAGATCTACTAGTCAATTTTGTTCGAAACTAACTGATGCACGTAGAAAGCTCCAAATCACtccaaatcaaaattaatatatttttacaaGCCTCCTTGATATATCCATAGtctcaaatttaaatttgacaatgtaaattaagaataataaatttgtgaactgattgataaaaatttaaacatgAAGAGAAGGGAAGGATACAATGAGAATATAATATGAGTTTGtggaattataaaaattaaatacgtGAAATGGATAATATTGAATTTTTCTCGCACGGTCCAATAACATACTGATTCTAATTTGATCAATTatcaaaatcatatttttttcAATTCCACCTTGATCATAAAATTTAGCTTTAGAAGACATTTTTAAATTATCTATAAAAATATAATagtgaaaattataattttcttttaatccataattattataattgatTGACAATTTGTAATCTACCTACacataattataaatatatatatatatatatatatatatatatatatatatataattgattgACAATTTGTAAtctacctatatatatatatatatatatatatataattaataactCTAATAGACAATTatttatcactaaaaattaattaactatttatttttaaaatttataaacataATTATCCTCCTTATAAGTGATATTTCTAGTGCCTATATTATCAATctaagaaatataaatctttatcattttttagatttatgaagaaactaaaaaaaaaagtgtGTTTATTACCTTATTTTGAAAGTTGACATATGTGATTTCACTTGCTTGACTAAACAAAGTACTGATCCGATGGTAAGGATGGGGAACTCTCATTGACGGGAGGTCAATGatacgtggaggtcaaccccgaGACCGTGCCGAGCGGAGTGGCGGACCGACCGAGCATCCGGCCGACCATACATCCGGCCAGGGGTCTTccggaccggacgaaagacagcacgactaggggtcgggtttctgatgctcaggtaaaagagtctatgggccgggcggacaggccgctcggccgagccgcaGGATAATAAGGCACAATCCCATTCAAGCACATaagcagggcttccccgcccgggcCGAGGTATGCGCAGTCCCGGAGGCCATGAGTGCCGAGCGactggtccgctcggcccgggagcAGGTAAGAGTGCAAGGAGACAAAAATGATAGCTGGTAACTTCATCTTCGAGACACCTGCCACCGACAAATAGCATGGTTGGCGGTCGGAACGGCAgcgtatcgtacggtggaagtttccaccgtcacatccgggatatacTCGGACGATAGCGGAATgacgtcaggcatgcttttctgacacaaccctactgaggtatgtttggggaagcgtgcacgcatcgagaagcatgcccgcgcctccccggggtcctatataaggacccccagacttcgacggagggaTGCGATTCTGATCACTGTAGTTATAGTAGTGTtgccttgctcttcttcttcattgcctgacttgagcgtcggagggtcgtcgccgggaaacctctcctggctcggcttctttgcaggttcgccggagatctacaacaccaatcggagacagcggagagtgccacgtccctagtgtccgtcgactcagcgctcggacaggatcaaattggcactgtctgtgggaactgttggtgcaatttccactaggtcaaggttgacctagttgaccgaGCGTAAACTTtggtcatggttttgatgtttgacaatacagaaagacatgtagacatggacaatgcaggtacagttgtccatgcggagagatactgatcagggtctgatcaggttggatgaagaagagtcaagtaggtcaaggttgaccggatactgggaagtcctaactgggatgttaggcagttcgaaaagtcctggtgagtgaagtcaggcagttcggaaagtcctggtgagtgaagccaggtagtttggaagtcctggtgagtgaagccagacagttggagaaaatcctagtgagtggagctaggtgaaagtaaaagtcctggtgagtgaagccagacagttggagaaagtcctggtgagtgaagccaggcagatgggaaaccccggtgagtgaagccaggtaaaagacctagtgagtgaagctaggcagtttggaagtcctggtgagtgaagccaggcaagggaaatccaaatgggtcaaggttgaccagacatctggtgaaaagtccaagcagggagcttggcacgggaaaagtccaagtatggagacttggcacggagaagaccaagatggagacttggcacggaaggtcggagagggctcggtagctcgttctctggaccggacgaagtcggagagggctcggtagctcgttctccggactgtggtcagagagggctcggtagctcgttctctagatcggacgaagtctgagagggctcggtagctcgttctccggactgtggtcggagagggctcggtagctcgttctctggaccggacgaagtcggagagggctcggtagctcgttctcaggaccaagtagggtttagggctgggagctctaaacctggatcgatctgatgaccgatccagtgatacgctgggttatctgatcggtctggtgaccgatcagtaaccaaacagaagtattctgttgcttatctgatcggtcagcagaccgatcagtgatcgatcagtagacgatcagaaggaaatcaccttcgggagggaaaggacctgatcggtcatgggaccgatcagggaaggacttgatcggtctccatgaccgatcagggaagggcctgatcggtcttgtgaccgatcaggacccttgtggaccgatcag includes these proteins:
- the LOC122025406 gene encoding uncharacterized protein LOC122025406 isoform X3 produces the protein MFTEGLDEKAISWINQGSNVANKSRSPLTEKYSLDSTVYQQFPSKCNTSFLSSKVLPPVKFQSVLLSPHSHLLVDSEEEESVCSVPEGYYANYSDTFEGGLRSSGDSDLFEKPGQGNFEEEIMSGEYLSCEPEGEAGREQRPTLIRGISKENLRVLIEEKNSSDDEKVKKSLNANTVSDAFSLDDERNGFPNSHVHSLDEFMAANFQELGTPSAPPILANRKECSTSNLDGENKVRLNTDVSSDNPIQPQEVGETSAGNLLVEQNVHAPMSETNLASHISSYNTSVQSAWQTFIAYDACFRLCLNAWARNCIEAPEFLQDECMTLRNAFGLQTFLLHPRGQILGDRIHDERKEGTNVAKVKRIRLLAKRRKLRSISSHRTLYMQMGADYVKKMSEILKSQINLLRATYEPIASEEFMHCFLQLKNSSKDAPSESGCSVCLKLGTGDSHIFYPENQGDSILIEVQDINQVNHGHATIPISSLIESHQGEVTKWFPLYLEEHGCVGKLQLSFTIFHSSDKLASTKMLQGGPVVETMIYDLVLEAAMRAQNIHSRNLHINGHWKWLLNEFADYYGVSNAYTKLRFLSSIMSIATPIKECLELIHEVLLPIIKARGEKSLTRQERSILLDCEDQINNLLTTTFENYKSLDELSPTGLSDTFGIILVSAAPALLPAVQIFTLLHDILSQEAQNILRNYLQIAAAKRCRRHMVETDEFISGNCDTLYTDPMTVSTTYLKMKMLCLNISNEIQADIKIHNQHIFPSSIDLPSITASIYSTELYKRLKGFLAACPPSNPAQHVAELLIQSADFERDLDSWNIRSVHGGFVSKDLFHHYILVWIQDTQLQLLDLCKSEKMLCSDVSPSFSTSTFVEHMYEQIAKSINDYEVVISRWPQYLMALENAVAEVERAALKALEKQYNEILIPLRDGIPKIIEKQVQRLTRRQSISFYVVPNQLGIFLNTLKRILDVLHPGIEHILKCWASCLTIEGGNNIFGEQMNGFTVTLRKKYKKYMQAIVEKLVCNAQSNRTTRLKRILEEAKEAAGESEIRDRMQTLCLQLTDSIHNLHCIFTSRIFVTICRGFWDKMGQIILTFLESRKENRIWYRGSDYALGILDDLFASEMQKLLGKSLQDKDLDPPRSVIEARSILC
- the LOC122025406 gene encoding uncharacterized protein LOC122025406 isoform X2 — its product is MFTEGLDEKAISWINQGSNVANKSRSPLTEKYSLDSTVYQQFPSKCNTSFLSSKVLPPVKFQSVLLSPHSHLLVDSEEEESVCSVPEGYYANYSDTFEGGLRSSGDSDLFEKPGQGNFEEEIMSGEYLSCEPEGEAGREQRPTLIRGISKENLRVLIEEKNSSDDEKVKKSLNANTVSDAFSLDDERNGFPNSHVHSLDEFMAANFQELGTPSAPPILANRKECSTSNLDGENKVRLNTDVSSDNPIQPQEVGETSAGNLLVEQNVHAPMSETNLASHISSYNTSVQSAWQTFIAYDACFRLCLNAWARNCIEAPEFLQDECMTLRNAFGLQTFLLHPRGQILGDRIHDERKEGTNVAKGRKIIGQLEVEVKRIRLLAKRRKLRSISSHRTLYMQMGADYVKKMSEILKSQINLLRATYEPIASEEFMHCFLQLKNSSKDAPSESGCSVCLKLGTGDSHIFYPENQGDSILIEVQDINQVNHGHATIPISSLIESHGEVTKWFPLYLEEHGCVGKLQLSFTIFHSSDKLASTKMLQGGPVVETMIYDLVLEAAMRAQNIHSRNLHINGHWKWLLNEFADYYGVSNAYTKLRFLSSIMSIATPIKECLELIHEVLLPIIKARGEKSLTRQERSILLDCEDQINNLLTTTFENYKSLDELSPTGLSDTFGIILVSAAPALLPAVQIFTLLHDILSQEAQNILRNYLQIAAAKRCRRHMVETDEFISGNCDTLYTDPMTVSTTYLKMKMLCLNISNEIQADIKIHNQHIFPSSIDLPSITASIYSTELYKRLKGFLAACPPSNPAQHVAELLIQSADFERDLDSWNIRSVHGGFVSKDLFHHYILVWIQDTQLQLLDLCKSEKMLCSDVSPSFSTSTFVEHMYEQIAKSINDYEVVISRWPQYLMALENAVAEVERAALKALEKQYNEILIPLRDGIPKIIEKQVQRLTRRQSISFYVVPNQLGIFLNTLKRILDVLHPGIEHILKCWASCLTIEGGNNIFGEQMNGFTVTLRKKYKKYMQAIVEKLVCNAQSNRTTRLKRILEEAKEAAGESEIRDRMQTLCLQLTDSIHNLHCIFTSRIFVTICRGFWDKMGQIILTFLESRKENRIWYRGSDYALGILDDLFASEMQKLLGKSLQDKDLDPPRSVIEARSILC
- the LOC122025406 gene encoding uncharacterized protein LOC122025406 isoform X1 translates to MFTEGLDEKAISWINQGSNVANKSRSPLTEKYSLDSTVYQQFPSKCNTSFLSSKVLPPVKFQSVLLSPHSHLLVDSEEEESVCSVPEGYYANYSDTFEGGLRSSGDSDLFEKPGQGNFEEEIMSGEYLSCEPEGEAGREQRPTLIRGISKENLRVLIEEKNSSDDEKVKKSLNANTVSDAFSLDDERNGFPNSHVHSLDEFMAANFQELGTPSAPPILANRKECSTSNLDGENKVRLNTDVSSDNPIQPQEVGETSAGNLLVEQNVHAPMSETNLASHISSYNTSVQSAWQTFIAYDACFRLCLNAWARNCIEAPEFLQDECMTLRNAFGLQTFLLHPRGQILGDRIHDERKEGTNVAKGRKIIGQLEVEVKRIRLLAKRRKLRSISSHRTLYMQMGADYVKKMSEILKSQINLLRATYEPIASEEFMHCFLQLKNSSKDAPSESGCSVCLKLGTGDSHIFYPENQGDSILIEVQDINQVNHGHATIPISSLIESHQGEVTKWFPLYLEEHGCVGKLQLSFTIFHSSDKLASTKMLQGGPVVETMIYDLVLEAAMRAQNIHSRNLHINGHWKWLLNEFADYYGVSNAYTKLRFLSSIMSIATPIKECLELIHEVLLPIIKARGEKSLTRQERSILLDCEDQINNLLTTTFENYKSLDELSPTGLSDTFGIILVSAAPALLPAVQIFTLLHDILSQEAQNILRNYLQIAAAKRCRRHMVETDEFISGNCDTLYTDPMTVSTTYLKMKMLCLNISNEIQADIKIHNQHIFPSSIDLPSITASIYSTELYKRLKGFLAACPPSNPAQHVAELLIQSADFERDLDSWNIRSVHGGFVSKDLFHHYILVWIQDTQLQLLDLCKSEKMLCSDVSPSFSTSTFVEHMYEQIAKSINDYEVVISRWPQYLMALENAVAEVERAALKALEKQYNEILIPLRDGIPKIIEKQVQRLTRRQSISFYVVPNQLGIFLNTLKRILDVLHPGIEHILKCWASCLTIEGGNNIFGEQMNGFTVTLRKKYKKYMQAIVEKLVCNAQSNRTTRLKRILEEAKEAAGESEIRDRMQTLCLQLTDSIHNLHCIFTSRIFVTICRGFWDKMGQIILTFLESRKENRIWYRGSDYALGILDDLFASEMQKLLGKSLQDKDLDPPRSVIEARSILC